Below is a window of Lujinxingia vulgaris DNA.
CCCACCTCCAACTCCTCCTGAGACAAACGCTCCGGCGCACGCTCAAGCACCTCGCGGGCCACCGCCATCAACCGCCACCAGGAGCGCCGCATCTCCAGCGGTGTCATCCCCAGCTCCTCGATCCCCAGCTCCAGAAGATCCTCGCGCCAGACCATCAGCGCTCCCAGCACCTCCTTAACCGCCTGCACTCGCTGCACCAGCGGACGCCGCCGCCAGGCTCGCTGGGCCTCCCCACCACGCTCCACCACCTCGGCGGCCTGCGACGCCAGCGTACGCGCGACCTCCCCGATGGCATGCTGGTTGGCCGGATTGTAGCTGACGATCGTCTCGGCCCCCGGGCGCTTCAGCGAGGCCTCGGGCAGCTGGTCGGTCGCATCAATCGAAGGGCTGTGGCGTGCGGGTGTTTCCATACAGGAGTCTCCTCAGAGCAAGACGCGGCGCATACGACTCCCCTCTTCGAACCCTCGAAGAGCAGAGTTGACCCGACCGCGAGACTCCCAGGTCACTCGCCAGCACAGTGAATACACAATGGCCAGATGTTAAATCCTCCCCCCCTCAGGTCAAGCCTCATCTGCGCGCACCGATTGCCCCCCGCGCGCTTTTCGGCTACACGCTGCCCGGTGGATTTGCCCGCTTTTGCCACCGGCTCATATCCCCCTCATCGACCCCCTTTCGCCCCCCAAGACGCGCTCTTTGCGGCGCCCGGAGCCTGCGATGACCTTTGTCGACAAACCCTACGGACAATTTCTGGGCTCGGCGCCCGGCTTTGAGGCCGCCCCCAACATCCTCTTTGGCATCCCCATGGACTTCACCTGCTGCTTTCGAGCCGGCACGCGTCTGGGGCCGCGCGAGATCCGCTACTTCGCCGACAACCTCGAAGAATACTCCGTCGAGCAACGCCGCGCCCTGGCCGAAGACACCTTCTTCGACGCCGGCGACCTGGAGCTTCCCTTCGGCAACCCGGCGGCCTGCCTCGACATCATCGAAGAGGCCGTCGACCACATCCTCAAAGCCGGCAAACGCCCGGTGGCCATGGGCGGCGAACACCTGGTGAGCGCCGGCATCGTGCGCGCCATCGCAAAGCATTTTCCCGACGCGGTGATCCTGCACGTCGACGCTCATTTTGATCTTCGACACACCTACGCCGATCAGGAGCTCAGCCACGCTACCGCCCTGCGCCTGTGCTGGAACGCGCTGGGCATGAGCCCCACCGATCAGCCCCCTCGCCTCGCACA
It encodes the following:
- the speB gene encoding agmatinase, yielding MTFVDKPYGQFLGSAPGFEAAPNILFGIPMDFTCCFRAGTRLGPREIRYFADNLEEYSVEQRRALAEDTFFDAGDLELPFGNPAACLDIIEEAVDHILKAGKRPVAMGGEHLVSAGIVRAIAKHFPDAVILHVDAHFDLRHTYADQELSHATALRLCWNALGMSPTDQPPRLAQIGVRSGPAEEAEFAHQHIPQILTESTSELIAELEKLRALWGDRPVYCTFDIDAVDPAYAPGTGTPEPGGLSSHQALAIARFLPTFENLVGFDLVETSPPLDHAGITSALAAKMIREFMIATQS